In the genome of Triticum urartu cultivar G1812 chromosome 5, Tu2.1, whole genome shotgun sequence, one region contains:
- the LOC125509553 gene encoding abscisic acid 8'-hydroxylase 3, which produces MAFFLLLCILISVAIVSYAHHVIRRQRRGPQGSARGRHEKAALKLPPGSMGLPYIGETLQLYSQDPSVFLSSKQKRYGEIFKTHLLGCPCVMLASPEAARFVLVSRAHLFKPTYPRSKERLIGPSALFFHQGDYHLRLRRLVQGPLGPEALRKLVPDIEASVRSTLAAWADGDAASTFHAMKRLSFDVGIVTIFGGRLDERRKEELRRNYAVVEKGYNSFPNGFPGTLYYKAIQARRRLNGVLSDILHERRERGEPGDDLLGCLMRSRAGGGDDDDDEEGALLTDEQVADNVIGVLFAAQDTTASVLTWIVKYLHDRPKLLEAVRAEHAAIHEANDGGRRPLTWAQTRSMTLTHRVILESLRMASIISFTFREAVADVEYKGFLIPKGWKVMPLFRNIHHSPDYFQDPQKFDPSRFKVAPRPSTFTPFGSGVHACPGNELAKLEMLVLIHHLVTGYRWEVVGSSDDVEYSPFPVPRHGLLARLRRDDSVCVGRKGCPTDDDYDDEDEVIV; this is translated from the exons AtggccttcttcctcctcctgtGCATCCTCATTTCTGTGGCCATCGTGTCCTACGCCCACCACGTAATCCGGCGGCAACGCCGGGGCCCGCAGGGCAGCGCTCGTGGCCGCCATGAGAAAGCCGCCCTCAAGCTGCCCCCTGGCTCCATGGGCCTGCCTTACATCGGCGAGACCCTCCAGCTCTACTCCCAGGACCCCAGCGTCTTCCTCTCCTCCAAGCAGAAGCGGTACGGCGAGATCTTCAAGACGCACCTCCTCGGCTGCCCGTGCGTGATGCTGGCGAGCCCGGAGGCGGCGCGCTTCGTGCTGGTGTCGCGGGCGCACCTCTTCAAGCCGACGTACCCGCGGAGCAAGGAGCGCCTCATCGGCCCCTCGGCGCTCTTCTTCCACCAGGGCGACTACCACCTCCGCCTCCGCAGGCTCGTCCAGGGCCCGCTCGGCCCCGAGGCCCTGCGCAAGCTCGTGCCGGACATCGAGGCCTCCGTGCGGTCCACGCTCGCGGCCTGGGCGGACGGCGACGCCGCCAGCACTTTCCACGCCATGAAGAGG CTCTCGTTCGACGTCGGCATCGTGACGATCTTCGGCGGGCGGCTGGACGAGCGGCGGAAGGAGGAGCTGAGGCGGAACTACGCCGTCGTGGAGAAAGGCTACAACTCCTTCCCCAACGGCTTCCCCGGGACGCTATACTACAAGGCGATCCAG GCGAGGCGGCGGCTGAACGGCGTGCTGAGCGACATCCTGCACGAGCGGAGGGAGCGTGGGGAGCCCGGCGACGACCTGCTCGGCTGCCTCATGCGGTCACGGgcaggcggcggcgacgacgacgacgacgaggagggcGCGCTGCTGACGGACGAGCAGGTCGCCGACAACGTCATCGGCGTGCTGTTCGCGGCGCAGGACACGACGGCCAGCGTGCTCACCTGGATCGTCAAGTACCTCCACGACCGGCCGAAGCTGCTGGAGGCCGTCCGGGCGGAGCACGCGGCGATCCACGAGGCCAACGACGGCGGGAGGCGGCCGCTGACATGGGCGCAGACGAGGAGCATGACGCTGACGCACAGG GTGATTTTGGAGAGCCTGAGGATGGCGAGCATCATCTCCTTCACGTTCAGGGAGGCCGTGGCCGACGTGGAGTACAAAG GGTTTCTTATCCCCAAGGGGTGGAAGGTGATGCCGCTCTTCAGGAACATCCATCACAGCCCGGACTACTTCCAGGATCCACAGAAGTTCGACCCTTCGAGATTCAAG GTGGCGCCGCGGCCGAGCACCTTCACGCCGTTCGGGAGCGGGGTGCACGCGTGCCCCGGGAACGAGCTGGCCAAGCTCGAGATGCTGGTGCTCATCCACCACCTCGTCACCGGCTACAG GTGGGAGGTTGTTGGATCGAGCGACGACGTCGAGTACAGCCCATTCCCTGTTCCCCGCCATGGCCTGCTCGCCAGGTTACGGCGGGATGACAGCGTCTGCGTGGGTAGGAAGGGGTGCCCGACTGATGACGACTACGACGACGAAGACGAAGTGATAGTGTGA